Part of the Candidatus Brocadia sinica JPN1 genome, TTGTTTCAGTCTTTAAAGAGACGTAAAACCAGATAGCCTGAATCAATTTCAAGAATTAACTTGGAATGAGATTGTGAACTTGTCATGCTGAATTTATTTCAGCATCTCCAACTTATTCCAATTAAAACAAGTTCAACACTCACTCAAATCTCTCCAACCTGGATTAAAGGTATTTATCAAATTTATTTTCCAATCTCTATGCCAATTCTTTAATTGTTTTTCTCTTTTTATAGCACTGTAAATATCATTCGTTACTTCAAAATATACTAATTTCGCAATGTTGTATTTCTTTGTAAATCCAGCTACCAATTTATTTCTATGTTCGTACATTCTGCGCTTAAGATTATTTGTAACCCCGATGTAAAAAACTTCATTCGATTTGTTTGTAAGAATGTAAACAAAATACTCCCTCGATTCTCTGGTAAAATTGGACATTGTGCTATTCCAGAAAATAGGTTTAGCCGGAATTTATCAAAAACTCCAGATTCCGAAACAAGTTCGGAATGACACAGCAAAAAATGCAGAAATGTTAAATCAAATATGCCTCGTTGTCATTTTTTTAATTTTCTAAATGTTAAATTCAGGATAATTTCAATATATTATAGACTGTATTCATGTCCATATTCTCACGAACAATGTCGGCCAATTTATTGTATCTTTGCTCCTTTATGCTTTTAAAACCCACATGACATTCACGAGACGGTTCCAATCCCTTTTTTGACCTGAGACAATTCATGAGCTTTAACCGGAATTCGTCGTTATCAAAGATACCGTGTATATAGGTACCCAGCACCTTGCCATCGGCAGAAACACAGCCATCCAGTATGTTCACTGTTTTTCCAGCCCGTTCGGTAATCCTTGCAAAAGGCTTAAGAGCCTTATGTCCGTTAAATATCGTATCTCCCATGTGAATTTCATAGCCCGCTAACTCATCATTGACATGAAACAAATTTTCATGATCAAGCAGGGACGCCTTTACCTGATAGGTCTGTTTTTCCCTGGCAAAGGTAGTTACGGTGTTTAGTAAACCCATGCCCTGAATACTGTCCGTTGCCGATTCGACATGATACGGGTCATTGATCTGCTTTCCTAACATCTGGTATCCGCCACAAATACCCATAATCATCGTTCCGCACATTGATAGATTTTTGATTTCTTCAGAAATATCCCTTTCTTCCAAAAAGATTAAATCCCCTATAGTATTTTTTGTACCCGGGATAATTAGCAAGTCCGGCTTGCCAATATTTTCAGCCTTATCCACAAATCTCACTCTGACATCTTTTCCATGGGTAAATATATTGAAATCGGTAAAATTTGATATACGGGGTAATTTGATTACAACAATATCGATGAAAGAAGCCGGGAGTCGGGAGTCGGGGGTCAAGGCCTTGTCTCCTGTATTCTGACCCCTGACCCCTGATCCCTGATCCCTATCATTGTTGCCCGAATACTCAAGTGAAACGGAATCTTCGTCATCGATGCTGAGATTGTGAATGTAAGGAATGATACCGAGAACAGGTTTATTGATACGGTTTTCCAGCATATCCAATCCTGGCTGTAATATGCCTTTGTCTCCCCGGAATTTATTAAACACAATCCCCTTTACCCTGTCTCTCTCAGTTGCTGTTAACAATTCTAATGTCCCGACAATCCATGCAAAGGCACCGCCACGGTCAATATCTGTTACCAACAATACAGGGGCCGATGCCATTTTTGCCATACCCATATTGACGATATCGTCATCTTTCAGGTTTATCTCAGCCGGGCTGCCTGCCCCTTCAATAACAATAATGTCGAACCGGTTTCTTAACGTATCATAAGCGCCTTTTATGATCGAAATAAATTCACCCTTCTTCTGATAATACTCCCTGGCAGTCATATTCCCTATTGGCTTACCCATGATAACAACCTGTGAACCACAGTCACCTGTGGGTTTAAGGAGTATGGGGTTCATCTCGACCATAGGCTCAATTCCCGCTGCCTCCGCTTGCGCCACCTGCGCCCTTCCCATTTCCTTTCCGTCTTTCGTCACAAAGGAATTCAAGGCCATATTCTGCGCTTTAAACGGTGCAACCCTATAACCGTCCTGTTTCAAGATACGGCACAGGGCACATACGAGAATACTCTTGCCCACATGCGAACCCGTACCCTGTATCATGATGGATCTATTTGTCATATGTTATGTTTTTCAATGCAGCAATAAGCCGCATATTTTCATCCCTTGTCCTTACCGCTACTCGAAAATACTTATCATTAAGCCCCATAAAATTTGAACAATCGCGAATGGCGATACCATACTCCAATAGTCGTTCACGTAGCAAAGGAGAAGTCATACCGACTCTATTTATTTTGATAAAGATATAATTGACCGTTGGTTTGTAAGGCAAAAGCCCATGAATATCGGCTAATTCGTTGAATAAATACAATCGCTCCTGTAGCATAAATTCTCTGCTTCTCGAAATAAATTCTTCGTCTTCTATAGCGACCCTTGCAGCATATTGGGCTAAAGTATTCACAGACCACGGTTCCTTGTATTCCGTCATTTTTTTTACTAAATCCACATGGGCAACAAGATATCCTATCCTCAAGCCGGGAAAGCCATAAAATTTTGTAAGTGATCTGACTACAATTAAATTACGCACTGTACCAGCATCATTGATAACACTGTATCTTTCCGGTGTATCAACAAAATCCATAAATGCCTCATCCACAACGAATATTATATCCGGATGTTGCCTTGCCATATTTACTATGACGGTCTTTTCTACCAGTTGCCCTGTAGGGTTGTTGGGATTACACAGAAAGACCATCTCTGCTTTTTTGTCATCAAAATGGTCTTCTCGATAGGTAAAACAAAAATCTTCTTCCACCATCAGCATAGTATGAAGTACCTCTGCGTGGCTGCATTTCAGCGCTTCAGCAAATTCGCTGAAGGTAGGCTGGAAAATAATCCCTTTGGCTGGTTTTATTGCACGGGGGATTAAATAAAACAACTCTGTTGAGCCATTTCCTACGATGATTTCGTCTTCTGAATGCCTGATTTTTTGGGTAATACATTTCCTCAGGCTGGAGCAATCAATATCGGGATAATGCAAAATATCGTCGAAATTCTTCCAGATGATTTTTCGAACGTTTTCTGGGTATCCCAGAGGATTAATGCTTGCACTAAAGTCGAGTATCCCGTTGCTTCCCTTCCGTTTGCCAGCGCTACAAGGTAATTGACGAATAGTATGCTTTATATTTCCGCCGTGACCTTTAAACATGGTTTTTCGCTAAAAAATGCATCCCATTTAGCCTGGATATCAAAAATTTTCTTGCTTCTCCAACAGTAAGAGGCAGGGCATCCATAGGAAGATTATCTTCATCTCTGAGTAGTTGCATTAACTGGGCAATCTGTGGAAGCTCCAAACAAGCGTGTTTTATTTCCATCGCATTTGAAAATATATCCTCAGGGGTCCCTGCTCTGAGGATATCACCATGGTACATAATTGCTAAACGGTCCATGTAGACTGGTACTAAATCAACGGAATTTGTTGCCATAATGACAGTAATACCATACTTGTTGTTTAATTCTCTTAGCAGTACCATAAGAGAAGTAACACCAACAGGGTCAAGACCGCATGTGGGTTCATCCAAAACAAGCACCTCGGGTCTCATTGCCAGGACTCCTGCAATACAAACCCGCTTCCTTTGTCCAAAACTCAGGGCATCGACGGTTTTCCTTGCATAAGGCTTCATACCTACCAATGACAATGCCTCATCCACCCGATGTGCAATCTCATTCTTTGACAACCCAAGATTCATGGGCCCGAAGGCTACATCCTCCCAAACAGACGGGGCAAACAACTGATCGTTTGGGTCCTGGAATACAATTCCTACTCTCTGAAATATCTCTTTTGATGTATATTGAGCCAGAGGCTTTTGTTCTAATAAGAGTTCTCCTCCCATTGGTTTTAGTAAGCCGTTGAGGTGTTTTAACAGCGTTGTCTTGCCGGACCCATTTGGACCGAGTATGGCTAAGAATTCTCCTTTCAAGATGTCCAAACAAACACCATGCAGCGCATGTGTTCCGTCATGATACCGGTACTGAACATTGTTAATTTGTAGTATCACCATATCTGCATCTTTCCCATATAGACAAACAGGGGTAAAATAATGACCATTCCTATGACGAGCGTGTAATCTTTTTTATTCCATGACGATAGGTTAACCGTCAATATGCCACCGCCTTCGTAACCTCTGGCATACATCGCTTCATAGGTTCGTTCTGCCCTTTCGAAGGCACGGATGATAAGCAATCCGCCTAATATTCCCAGGGATTTTATTGTTTTTTTCCACGAGGTATGGCCTAAGCGCGATTTTTGAGCGGTCCACATGGTAGATACTTCATCTAAGAGATGGAAGATATATCGATAGATAAAGGCCAGCAGTTCGACTATGGTGTTTGGTACATGAAACCATTTTAGACCCGCACACAGCAGACTTATTGTTGTGGTAAAGGAAAATAGCATGAGTAATGAAATACCTCCCATCACCTTGCTGCAGGTATAAAATCCACTCCGCAGTCCTTCTTCTTTCAATAGTATATTGTATCCTGCAATTGAAAAGGACAGCCACGCTGTTTGTCCCTCATGCAGCCCTTTTATAATCAGGATTAACATTGCAAACAATACCGGCAGAAGCATGCTTCGAAGGATTGCTATAAGAGGAATTTTTACAGAAAGGAGCAGGATGAAAGATACGGAAAGGAAAAGTGACGGGATGCATATATTTTTTGCCCATAGATTTATTGCAAGCAGCGAAATGACGTAGAACAGCTTTACCCTTACGTCAACCCTTGTCAGCCAGTTGTTCTGGCGGGCGTACATATCAGAAAATGTGTGATGGAAAAATGCCATAAGGCGCTAAATTATTGTCTATTTTTCATAAAAAAGTTTTCGTACATTAAATCCGATAACAAACCCGCCAATTACCCCTGCAAAGGTAAACACAAAAAGGAGCAAATCACCCTGGGCGGTATTGATATAAGGGTCACGGGGTGGGTAGCCGTACTTGGCAGCATATTTACCCACAATGCTTATATCAATGCCGGTCCATGCCTCTTCTTCGTTTGTTTGTGCTGCAGGCATATCAGCATTCTCCGAACGTTCTTCTGCAAATAATGCAGTGGAGAGCACAGATGAAATCAGAAAAACAATAAAGAAGATATTTGTCTTATGGCTGAATGGATTTTGTATCATCTCGTATTACCCCAAGGGTTAGCAAAATACCCGGTCTCCGTTTATAAACAAAGACCAGCACAAATCCCACCACGGCGCCCTCAACGACACATAAAATTCCCTGTGATGTCATCATGAACACCAAAAAAATTTCTGCAGTGGCGTTCAAGAATGACCCTCCTTTTCCTACCACAAGAAGTCCCAGCTCAAGAGCTGTGCCTAAATAGGTAAGTAAATCAGAGGCCATGCCGGCAAGAAACCCGCACCAAAATAGTGGCAATCCGCATCGGTATGCTATTTTGAATGCAAAATATCCGGAAAATGAGCCCAGAATACCCATGGAAAATATGTTTCCACCCAGCGTAGTTAGCCCCCCATGAGCGAGAAACAAGGCCTGAATCAGTAAGGCAATGGCTGCCACCAGCACGCTAACAAAAGGACCCAGCAACACAGCGCTCATGCCTGTGCCACACGGATGAGAAGTAGCCATTCCATTCAGGGCAATAACCGGGATGGGAAAACAGGAGAATACAAATACCGCCGCTCCAAGCATACCCACCATAGGCAGAAAACTTGGCACCCTCTTTTTCCTTCGTTTTAGGTGATACGTTCCAATCCCTACAAAAGGCAGTGATACCGCAAACCATGTAAAAACCCATTTGGGAGGTAAAATTCCTTCGGTAATATGCATGGCATATACTACATTTTCTAATGCAAAAAATGATGTAAAAAAAATGAAGGTAATGAATAGTAGTGTCCTTGACATTGCACCTTTCCTAAAACAAAAAAACCCATGTCTCCGATAGGGATGACATGGGTTTTTTTTGAAAAACTTTCAGACCGCGGATTTCATAAATGGCACAGAAAAAATTCCGTGATAGTTTACCACAGTGCGGAGAATTCAGAGAAAAACTAACGAAAGGTAATTTGGCTTGCCATTCTCTGAAGATATTAGTTTTCTCTGCTGGGGGGCTCAACTGTCAGGACGCATTTTCACATATATCTGTGTAATTAGCGAAATTGGCGGTTTATACCCTTCACCTTCTTTACCATCGAAGACTACGTGAAGTAATTACAGGCAGGTCTTCTGGCTCCCGGATCATCCTACCGGCCACCCCTTCCCAGAAAGCTGTTTGAATAGTTTAAACGGCTTTTCCAGTGGTATTGTGACTTTCGTTCCCGGTTACAGCGGCGGGTCCGCTCCTCATCTCATTTGTATAAAAACAAGATATGGATTCCCTTTTAACGCCCACATTGTTTGCGGGAGAAACACCTGCAATTAATTTTATTGACTAAAAAGAGCAAACTTCCTTATGACCAGACAATTTTACTTTATACACCAACTGCTTGTCAAATTAAATGTTTTTCAGTAATAAGGAGTGTAATTCTCAAAGTTCCTCATTTTTCCTTTGATTCTCTGTGATGAGAAATATAAAATACCGCCTAAACGGAACAGTTTGTGATGGTTTGAGATTTGGACTTTTGGGTAATTTTCTTGATAAAGGGGGTGTGATTCACATGGGATTAAAAAAGAACGTCCGTACGGTTTTTCTTCTCACTGCAATTCTCATTGCTATGATGGGATCAGGCTGTGCAATGTTTAAGAAGAGACCTCTCCTGGTGCCTCGAGAATCCGGGGATACCCTTGTAGAGATTACAGACCCCAATCAACTTCCCAAATTTCAGGATGATTATAGCAGAGACTCCCTGTTGAGTTCGATAGATAACAGTCTCGACTATTTTAAAAGGGTTAAGGCCAATCCATATGGTTTTCATATGACAGGTTTTTCACATGAAAGTCTGGAAGATACCTTGAAGTTCTTTCGAGAGGGTTTCCTTCGTTGCAGAGACGCCGAGGAACTCAACGATTTTATTATTAAAAATTTCAGGGTTTTTCAGGCTATTGGAAAAGCTTATGAGGGTCAGGTGCATTTTACCGGTTATGGAACACCTATTTATGATGGAAGTCTTACGCTAACCGGGGAATTTCGTTACCCTCTTTATAAAATACCATCCGACTTTAAAAAACCTTATTATACACGACGTGAAATTGAGGAACGTGGCCTCTTAAAAGGAAATGAAATTGCCTATCTGAAATCAAAATTAGATGCCTATCTTATCCATGTTCAGGGATCAGGGCAAATCAAATTGCCATCGGGAGAGATGGTCTATGTGGGATATGGGGCAGACTCGGGACACAAATACAACAGTATTGGACGCATGTTGGTCATGGATGGCAAGATTCCCGAAGAGGAATTAACCCTTTCTACGCTTATCAACTACTTTGAACAACATCCCAATGAATTGGATTATTATCTCAGGAAAAATGATCGCTTTATCTTTTTCAAAAGAGTCAATTACGCTACCCCGTATGGTTCCATAGGCGTACCTGTCACCCCGATGAGAAGTATTGCTACCGATAAGAAAGTCTTTCCTGCAGGTGGACTTGCCTTTTCTGTTATAGAACCAAAGAAGGCGAAGAAGACCTGGAAGTTTTGGGAAAAGGGGAAGAGTGAGGCAGGAAAATCCTTCTTTGTTCTGGATCAGGATACAGGAAGTGCGATACAAACTCCAGCCAGAGCCGATGTGTATTTTGGGATTGGAGACCAGGCCATGTATGAGGCGGGGAATTTGAATACCTTCGGTCAGCTCTATTATCTCCTGAGGCGATAGATTTCTTCGCAAATAATTTTATTGACAATCTAAATATTTTTTGTTAATAAACTATAGCGAAAAAGGCAAACCTTGGGTGATCAGGGGGCGCAAAGGAAAAGGGTCTTTACCCACCACGGGAAGCTAGGACAATAAAGATAGCCTTACTGCCAAAAGATATTTTAGTAGTAAGGCTTTTTTTATCCAGTAAATAAACAAAACTAAAAAAGAATCTAAAAATATAAAACAATTTGTCTAATGTATTAGACAAATTTGCAAAAAAGTAAAGAAGGAATGAAGATATAAAAGAAATTTTTTATGGAAAATCATGAAAAATCTCTTTGATTTTTTAATCATTACAATAAACATAAGTGTTTGTGATTAAGCCTATTACGTAAATATTAATTCAGGATGCTCCAGTTTGCTCAAATTAATAAAAAGGCATGGTGTTTAATATTTTGATCATTAAGTGAATTAGTGGAATGTAATTTGTGCATTTCATAATACTACGAAAAAAGGCATCAGTTTAATTTTCAGAATAAGTTTTAGCGAATGTTAAGAAAAAGGCGAGCCCTGAGCAATTAGGGGAAGCGAGTTAAAGGGTCTTTTACTTACAGGGATGTGGGATAGGAAAGACAGCCTTACGGTTGAAGGTGTTTCATAAATAAATATTTTTTGCAGCAAGGTTTTATTATCAATAATCAAAAAGGCAATCCGTGTATCCGCATTAACCATGTATTTAGCTATAATTGAGATGCATTCGTGCTGAAGATCGTAAGACCCTTATTTTAGAAAAGGAGGATTAGATGGGAGGGAAGAATAAGATGTATAAATCGTTATTTATTTCTGGCATTCTGGCATTTACTCTTTACGGGTGCGGAACTTTTAAATTTGAAACTGGTGTTGATCATGAGAAAGAGAAAGGGCCACACTATCATGGACATGTTGAAGGGGAACCACCACCAAGGCATCTGCGTGGTCATGTTCATGAGCCAGAACCACCAAAATCAGACATGTGTGTTACAGATGGGGCGTATCCCACAAATGACAAGGATTGTTGCAGTGTAGTTTATCTGCAAAAAATGGGGCCATGCTCTGGGCGTGTTGGTCAGGAATACTGTTATACGGTAAAAGCTACTAACCTTACCAAGAGAAAAGTTAAAGATGTTGAAGTTGTTCAGACCCTTCCAAAGAATTTTGAGATAAAAAGTTCTGATCCTGAAATGGGAAGCGGAAGCGGCGGGGGTGTGGCAAAATGGTTCCTCGGAGAGCTTGGGCCTGAGGAGACGAAAGAAATTCATGTGTGCGGTGTTCCGACGCAAAGCGGAAATATGCCATTCTGTACTGATGTGACATATAAATTACCGGAACTCTGTTTGGATCCGCTTATTACGGAACCGAAGGTGACTATTGCCAAGCGTGCACCATCTGAAGTTCTGCTCTGCGATATGATACCAGTGACTTTTGTGGTAACCAACACGGGTACAGGACTTGCGACCAATGTTAAGGTTCGGGAATCATTGCCACAAGGCCTGAAGGCTCAGGATGGTAAAACTGATGTAGAGTTAGACGTTGGCTCATTAAAACCTGGAGAGTCGAGAGAGGTAACATTAACGGTTCAGGCAGAAAAGACAGGTACGTTTAACAATAGTGCGACGGTAGTTGCAGAAGGTGGTTTAAGTGCAGAATCCAATACAACCACAACCACAGTAAAACAGCCGGTGCTTACGATCGCAAAAACCGGACCTGATAAGGTATTTTTGGGACGCAATATCAGTTACGATATTGTTGTAACGAATGAGGGTGATGGAGTGGCGGCTGCAACGATTATTGAGGATGCTATACCTGCAAACACATCAGTTGCAAGCGCAACCGAAGGAGCTATGATGTCAGGTAGCATAGTCACATGGAATTTGGGAACCTTACAGCCGCAGGATTCAAGGAAGGTTCGTGTGACTTTTACACCAAGAGATATTGGTGTAGTGAAAAACACGGCAACGGTAAAGGCTAACTGCGCTGAGGCAGTGTCCGCATCGGCATCCACTGAAGTATCGGGTATTGCTGCAATCCTGCTTGAAGTAATCGATGTGGAGGATCCAATTGAGGTAGGTGGTAACGAGACTTACGTAATTACAGTAACCAATCAGGGTTCTGAGACGGGTACTGGCATCAAGGTTACCTGCGTGCTTGAGGATACAATGCAATATGTATCTTCTTCTGGACCGACAAATGCGGCAGTCTCTGCGGACGGCAAGACGATAACCTTTGAATCTTTGCCAACCCTTGCATCAAAGGCAAAAGCAACTTGGAATGTTGTTGTTAAGGCATTAAGTGAAGGAGATACCCGTTTCAAAGTTACCATGAGTGAGGATTGCCTGACGAGACCTGTCGAAGAGACTGAGGCTACACACTTCTATAAGTAATGTTTATGAGTAAAGTACTGAATTCAAATCACGGACTTATCAGATAGGGTGGTTTGAACTGAAATGAAGTTTGAGTCTCCATGATGTGTAGTTACGAAATTCAGTAAATTATTTAAGGAAAGCCGGGGCGCTTTACTGTCGCACCGGCTTTCTTTTTTTGTAAAAGTATGAGTTTCTATTTTTCATAGGTGCTCAATAAGCCTTCGAAAGGAGTAAAGTATGGGTTACTGGAAAAGATGTTATACGTTGTTGCTTTTGATTCTCATGGGCACGTCTTGTATGTATGGTTGTCGTTATCAAGAAGGTGCTTTTATACATGATAAACCGCCGTATTACCACGGGCATGTAGAGAATGAACCAGGATACAGACATGAAAGCATGCATCAACGCGGTGAGACAAAAGCGGTTTATGAAACAAGTGAAACTGATAAAATATTTTCTACAAGCAGGAAAGAGTATGGAGTTGTTTCTATAGAAAAGGATGCGCCCGCTGAAATCCAGGTTGGTAAATTATTTAATTATACCATTAAAATTACTAATCATACTGGCGAAAAAATAAAAAATGTTGAAGTCACCGAGACTTTTTCCCATAAGTATGATCTAAGAGGTTCTATTCCAAAGGTGGAGAAGGAGGCCAGAGAGGGCATGGCAAAATGGTCTATAGGAGATTTAAATCCGGCAGAGACGAAGACAATACGGATTACCGGCGTGCCCCTGGAAACCGGGGATGTGCCGTTTTGTACAGATGTGGCATATAACTTACCGCCACTTTGTAATATAACAAATGCCGTGGAACCAAAATTAACTATTGCCAAGAGCGCTCCGAAAGAGGTTTTGCTTTGTGATACAATACCAATAAACCTGGTGGTAACAAATACGGGCACGGGTGTTGCGCAAAATTTGCAGATAAAAGATTCGTTAGCTCCCGGATTGAGGACGGTGGATGGTAAAAATGACATAGTTCAGGAAATTGGTATTTTAAAGCCGGGAGAATCGAGAGAAATTGCCTTGTCTGTTAAGGCAGACAAAACAGGAAAGTTTAGTAACACCGCAACAGTTGTTGCTGAAGGTGGGTTGCGTGCAGAATCTAATACTGTCACGACTATTGTAAAGCAACCGTTACTTACTATCAGAAAAAGAGGGCCAGAAAGGATTTATACAGGCCGAAATATTACTTACAATATTGATGTAAGCAATAAAGGTGATGGGCCTGCGGCATCAGCAATCATTGAAGATATAATACCGGGGAATGCTTCCTTTGTAAGTGCTAGCCAAGGTGGTATATTCGCTGGTAATACCGTAACATGGAATTTGGGAACCTTGCAGCCACGAGATTCAAGAAAAGTTAGTGTGACTCTGAAGGATAAGGGGCTTGGTGTAGTAAAAAATATTGCTACCGTTAAGGCTGTCTGTGCAGCGCCAGTTTCGGCGTCAGCAACCACGCAAGTGTTGGGTATTGCTGCAATCCTGCTTGAGGTAATCGATGTAGAAGACCCAATCGAGGTTGGTGATAACGAGACTTATGTAATTACGGTAACCAATCAGGGTTCTGAGACAGGAACTAATATAAAGGTTGTTTGTATGCTAGAGGATACAATGCAATATGTCTCATCGTCTGGTCCTACAACCGGAACAGTCTCTGTTGATGGCAAGACGGTAACCTTTGATCCATTACCTACTCTCGCATCAAAGGCAAACACATCATGGAAAGTCGTTGTTAAGGCATTAGATACCGGGGATGTTCGCTTTAAAGTTAATATGATTGAGGATTGTCTGAAAAGGCCAGTTGAAGAGACTGAGGCGACAAACTTCTATAAATAGTGGTGTTTTAATAATTAGTACTGGAAAAGTTTATCAAATCAGCAAAGATGGGGAGATTAGAGGTATGAAATCAAATCTACTCAGAAGGTTAATGTTAAGATGAAACATAGATTATAGCTTGACATAAATAATATTCATTAGCTATAATTTTAACTAAATTAGGAGTTTAATTTTAATTATTACTAAAAAACCATCAATAGAAGGAGGGTATTTTTGGACAATGTGTTAAACAAAGAAATAAAGAATATCATCGAAGCCTGCCCGGAAGTTGGTCGTATTCTGGATGAATATGGGATTGGCTGTGTTCCCTGTTCAGTCGGGAGTTGTCTTCTGAAGGATATTGTAGGGATCCATAATCTCGATCCGGAGCAAGAAGCTACCTTGATGTACAGAATAGAAAAAGCTATTTATCCGGATAGGAATGTTTCCAAACCTGTAGTGGATACGACCAAAAAATCATCTCCAAAAA contains:
- a CDS encoding DUF11 domain-containing protein, with the translated sequence MGYWKRCYTLLLLILMGTSCMYGCRYQEGAFIHDKPPYYHGHVENEPGYRHESMHQRGETKAVYETSETDKIFSTSRKEYGVVSIEKDAPAEIQVGKLFNYTIKITNHTGEKIKNVEVTETFSHKYDLRGSIPKVEKEAREGMAKWSIGDLNPAETKTIRITGVPLETGDVPFCTDVAYNLPPLCNITNAVEPKLTIAKSAPKEVLLCDTIPINLVVTNTGTGVAQNLQIKDSLAPGLRTVDGKNDIVQEIGILKPGESREIALSVKADKTGKFSNTATVVAEGGLRAESNTVTTIVKQPLLTIRKRGPERIYTGRNITYNIDVSNKGDGPAASAIIEDIIPGNASFVSASQGGIFAGNTVTWNLGTLQPRDSRKVSVTLKDKGLGVVKNIATVKAVCAAPVSASATTQVLGIAAILLEVIDVEDPIEVGDNETYVITVTNQGSETGTNIKVVCMLEDTMQYVSSSGPTTGTVSVDGKTVTFDPLPTLASKANTSWKVVVKALDTGDVRFKVNMIEDCLKRPVEETEATNFYK